The following are from one region of the Acetobacteroides hydrogenigenes genome:
- a CDS encoding cobyrinate a,c-diamide synthase: MNKSQFLITAPHSGSGKTLVTLALLRHLKGRGLKVQPFKCGPDYLDTKLHEVAAGCSCYNLDLFMADADGVRKRYAHQAFQADVSVVEGVMGMFDGYDRHLGSSAEVAKTLNIPVVLVVNAKAMAHSVAPLLKGFATYDSDVQVAGVIFNFVGSTSHYQMLKMAAEEVGVEPLGWIAKNDELRLESRHLGLQTEDSEMVDEVCNKAASSIFTNVNIDRLLEVTASSKPTFVEQPAPSSTKIRIAVARDAAFNFIYPANIEALEQQGTITYFSPISDSHLPEADFVYLPGGYPEFHAEQLSANHAMLESIRNYCSSGGAMLAECGGMIYLGSHLTLKDGTSYPMVGFFDFGTTFRDAKCTLGYRKAMLGSVEVRGHEFHYSRSEGELPASVAEVLSATCNPCSTGIYLKNRTLASYFHFFWGDGGHSMVEIINRISMIESLGKR; this comes from the coding sequence ATGAATAAATCCCAGTTCCTCATTACCGCTCCCCACAGCGGTTCGGGCAAAACGCTGGTAACGCTGGCGCTGCTTCGCCATTTGAAAGGTCGTGGGTTAAAGGTTCAACCCTTTAAGTGTGGTCCCGACTACCTCGACACCAAGCTGCACGAGGTGGCCGCCGGATGTAGCTGCTACAATCTCGATCTCTTCATGGCTGATGCCGATGGCGTGCGGAAGCGCTATGCCCATCAGGCTTTTCAGGCTGATGTCTCCGTAGTTGAGGGAGTAATGGGGATGTTCGACGGGTACGACCGCCACCTAGGAAGCAGCGCCGAAGTGGCCAAGACGCTCAACATCCCCGTGGTGCTGGTGGTAAACGCTAAGGCCATGGCGCACTCAGTGGCTCCACTGCTAAAGGGATTCGCCACCTACGATTCCGATGTTCAAGTGGCTGGCGTTATCTTCAACTTTGTGGGCAGCACCTCGCACTACCAGATGCTAAAGATGGCTGCCGAGGAGGTGGGCGTAGAACCTCTTGGTTGGATTGCCAAGAACGATGAGCTGCGGTTGGAGTCGCGCCATCTAGGACTACAAACCGAAGATTCGGAGATGGTGGATGAGGTCTGTAACAAGGCTGCTAGCTCCATCTTTACAAACGTAAACATCGACCGGTTGCTGGAGGTTACAGCATCGTCTAAACCTACTTTTGTTGAGCAGCCGGCACCTTCATCAACTAAAATAAGAATTGCTGTAGCTCGGGATGCAGCGTTTAACTTTATCTACCCGGCTAACATAGAGGCGCTGGAGCAGCAGGGAACCATCACCTACTTCTCTCCTATTAGCGACAGCCACCTTCCCGAGGCCGATTTCGTTTACCTTCCCGGGGGATATCCCGAGTTCCACGCCGAGCAGCTGTCGGCCAACCATGCAATGTTGGAATCTATCAGAAATTACTGCAGCAGCGGTGGCGCCATGCTCGCCGAATGTGGAGGGATGATCTACCTCGGTAGCCACCTTACCCTTAAGGATGGCACCAGCTACCCGATGGTTGGCTTCTTCGATTTTGGCACTACCTTTAGGGATGCCAAATGCACGCTGGGCTACCGTAAGGCGATGCTTGGAAGCGTTGAGGTTCGCGGTCACGAGTTCCACTACAGCCGCTCGGAGGGCGAGCTACCCGCTTCGGTTGCCGAGGTGCTAAGCGCCACCTGCAATCCCTGCAGCACGGGCATCTACCTAAAGAATCGAACGCTGGCCTCCTACTTCCACTTCTTCTGGGGCGATGGAGGGCATTCGATGGTAGAGATCATAAATAGGATATCTATGATTGAAAGTTTAGGGAAACGATGA